In Lepidochelys kempii isolate rLepKem1 chromosome 8, rLepKem1.hap2, whole genome shotgun sequence, a single genomic region encodes these proteins:
- the UHMK1 gene encoding serine/threonine-protein kinase Kist isoform X2 — MAGVPLLEALGRLWQVQAQLGSGASASVFRVRCCGDPRAPLGAVKEFVPPARPGPAARSAPEYGFGKERAALEQLRGHRNIVTLYGVFTNHFSANGPSRCLLLELLDISVSELLLYSSHQGCSMWMIQHCARDVLEALSFLHHKGYVHADLKPRNILWSAEEECFKLIDFGLSFKEGNQDVKYIQTDGYRAPEAELQNCLAQAGLQSETECTSAVDLWSLGIVLLEMFSGMKLKHTVQSQEWKTNSSAIIDHIFASEGVVNSAIPAYHLRDLIKSMLHGDQAKRATAAKALCSPFFSIPFAPHIEDLVMLPTPVLRLLNVLNDTSLQSEEEYEDVLEDIREECQKYGPVVSMLVPKENPGKGQVFVEYANAGDSKAAQKLLTGRTFDAWDSRTVLVSQTH; from the exons ATGGCCGGGGTCCCGCTGCTGGAGGCGCTGGGCCGCCTGTGGCAGGTGCAGGCCCAGCTCGGCAGCGGCGCCTCCGCCTCCGTCTTCCGCGTGCGCTGCTGCGGGGACCCGCGCGCCCCGCTCGGCGCCGTCAAGGAGTTTGTGCCTCCGGCGCGGCCCGGGCCTGCCGCCCGCAGCGCCCCGGAGTACGGCTTCGGCAAGGAGCGCGCCGCGCTGGAGCAGCTGCGGGGCCACCGCAACATCG TGACGCTGTACGGTGTGTTCACCAACCACTTCTCTGCGAATGGCCCTTCTCGCTGCCTCCTGCTGGAGCTGCTGGACATCAGCGTGTCAGAGCTGCTTCTCTACTCCAGCCATCAGGGCTGCTCCATGTGGATGATCCAGCACTGTGCCCGTGATGTGCTAGAGGCCCTGTCTTTCCTTCACCACAAAGGCTATGTTCATGCAGACCTCAAGCCACGCAACATCCTTTGGAGCGCAGAGGAGGAGTGCTTTAAACTCATTGACTTTGGGCTTAGCTTCAAAGAGGGGAATCAG GATGTGAAATACATTCAGACAGACGGCTATCGGGCTCCAGAGGCAGAGCTGCAGAACTGCCTGGCTCAGGCGGGGCTCCAGAGTGAAACAGAATGTACCTCTGCTGTAGATCTGTGGAGTCTAGGAATTGTTTTACTGGAAATGTTCTCAGGAATGAAACTGAAACATACTGTCCAATCTCAGGAATGGAAG ACAAACAGTTCTGCCATCATTGATCACATTTTTGCCAGTGAAGGTGTGGTAAATTCAGCCATCCCAGCCTATCACCTCAGAGACCTTATCAAGAG CATGCTTCACGGCGACCAAGCAAAAAGAGCCACTGCTGCAAAGGCTCTGTGCAGCCCCTTCTTCAGCATTCCCTTTG CTCCCCATATTGAAGATCTGGTGATGCTTCCGACTCCTGTGCTAAGGCTGCTCAATGTCTTGAATGACACTTCTCTTCAGAGTGAAGAAGAATATGAAG ATGTGCTGGAAGACATACGAGAGGAGTGTCAGAAATACGGCCCGGTGGTATCCATGCTTGTTCCAAAGGAGAATCCTGGCAAAGGCCAA GTCTTTGTTGAATATGCAAATGCTGGTGATTCCAAAGCTGCCCAGAAATTGCTCACTGGAAGGACGTTTGATG cttgggactccagaaccgtCTTggtgagccagacacactag
- the UHMK1 gene encoding serine/threonine-protein kinase Kist isoform X3: protein MAGVPLLEALGRLWQVQAQLGSGASASVFRVRCCGDPRAPLGAVKEFVPPARPGPAARSAPEYGFGKERAALEQLRGHRNIVTLYGVFTNHFSANGPSRCLLLELLDISVSELLLYSSHQGCSMWMIQHCARDVLEALSFLHHKGYVHADLKPRNILWSAEEECFKLIDFGLSFKEGNQDVKYIQTDGYRAPEAELQNCLAQAGLQSETECTSAVDLWSLGIVLLEMFSGMKLKHTVQSQEWKTNSSAIIDHIFASEGVVNSAIPAYHLRDLIKSMLHGDQAKRATAAKALCSPFFSIPFAPHIEDLVMLPTPVLRLLNVLNDTSLQSEEEYEDVLEDIREECQKYGPVVSMLVPKENPGKGQVFVEYANAGDSKAAQKLLTGRTFDGKLVV from the exons ATGGCCGGGGTCCCGCTGCTGGAGGCGCTGGGCCGCCTGTGGCAGGTGCAGGCCCAGCTCGGCAGCGGCGCCTCCGCCTCCGTCTTCCGCGTGCGCTGCTGCGGGGACCCGCGCGCCCCGCTCGGCGCCGTCAAGGAGTTTGTGCCTCCGGCGCGGCCCGGGCCTGCCGCCCGCAGCGCCCCGGAGTACGGCTTCGGCAAGGAGCGCGCCGCGCTGGAGCAGCTGCGGGGCCACCGCAACATCG TGACGCTGTACGGTGTGTTCACCAACCACTTCTCTGCGAATGGCCCTTCTCGCTGCCTCCTGCTGGAGCTGCTGGACATCAGCGTGTCAGAGCTGCTTCTCTACTCCAGCCATCAGGGCTGCTCCATGTGGATGATCCAGCACTGTGCCCGTGATGTGCTAGAGGCCCTGTCTTTCCTTCACCACAAAGGCTATGTTCATGCAGACCTCAAGCCACGCAACATCCTTTGGAGCGCAGAGGAGGAGTGCTTTAAACTCATTGACTTTGGGCTTAGCTTCAAAGAGGGGAATCAG GATGTGAAATACATTCAGACAGACGGCTATCGGGCTCCAGAGGCAGAGCTGCAGAACTGCCTGGCTCAGGCGGGGCTCCAGAGTGAAACAGAATGTACCTCTGCTGTAGATCTGTGGAGTCTAGGAATTGTTTTACTGGAAATGTTCTCAGGAATGAAACTGAAACATACTGTCCAATCTCAGGAATGGAAG ACAAACAGTTCTGCCATCATTGATCACATTTTTGCCAGTGAAGGTGTGGTAAATTCAGCCATCCCAGCCTATCACCTCAGAGACCTTATCAAGAG CATGCTTCACGGCGACCAAGCAAAAAGAGCCACTGCTGCAAAGGCTCTGTGCAGCCCCTTCTTCAGCATTCCCTTTG CTCCCCATATTGAAGATCTGGTGATGCTTCCGACTCCTGTGCTAAGGCTGCTCAATGTCTTGAATGACACTTCTCTTCAGAGTGAAGAAGAATATGAAG ATGTGCTGGAAGACATACGAGAGGAGTGTCAGAAATACGGCCCGGTGGTATCCATGCTTGTTCCAAAGGAGAATCCTGGCAAAGGCCAA GTCTTTGTTGAATATGCAAATGCTGGTGATTCCAAAGCTGCCCAGAAATTGCTCACTGGAAGGACGTTTGATG GAAAGCTAGTAGTTTAA
- the UHMK1 gene encoding serine/threonine-protein kinase Kist isoform X1, which yields MAGVPLLEALGRLWQVQAQLGSGASASVFRVRCCGDPRAPLGAVKEFVPPARPGPAARSAPEYGFGKERAALEQLRGHRNIVTLYGVFTNHFSANGPSRCLLLELLDISVSELLLYSSHQGCSMWMIQHCARDVLEALSFLHHKGYVHADLKPRNILWSAEEECFKLIDFGLSFKEGNQDVKYIQTDGYRAPEAELQNCLAQAGLQSETECTSAVDLWSLGIVLLEMFSGMKLKHTVQSQEWKTNSSAIIDHIFASEGVVNSAIPAYHLRDLIKSMLHGDQAKRATAAKALCSPFFSIPFAPHIEDLVMLPTPVLRLLNVLNDTSLQSEEEYEDVLEDIREECQKYGPVVSMLVPKENPGKGQVFVEYANAGDSKAAQKLLTGRTFDGKFVVATFYPLSAYKRGYLYQTLL from the exons ATGGCCGGGGTCCCGCTGCTGGAGGCGCTGGGCCGCCTGTGGCAGGTGCAGGCCCAGCTCGGCAGCGGCGCCTCCGCCTCCGTCTTCCGCGTGCGCTGCTGCGGGGACCCGCGCGCCCCGCTCGGCGCCGTCAAGGAGTTTGTGCCTCCGGCGCGGCCCGGGCCTGCCGCCCGCAGCGCCCCGGAGTACGGCTTCGGCAAGGAGCGCGCCGCGCTGGAGCAGCTGCGGGGCCACCGCAACATCG TGACGCTGTACGGTGTGTTCACCAACCACTTCTCTGCGAATGGCCCTTCTCGCTGCCTCCTGCTGGAGCTGCTGGACATCAGCGTGTCAGAGCTGCTTCTCTACTCCAGCCATCAGGGCTGCTCCATGTGGATGATCCAGCACTGTGCCCGTGATGTGCTAGAGGCCCTGTCTTTCCTTCACCACAAAGGCTATGTTCATGCAGACCTCAAGCCACGCAACATCCTTTGGAGCGCAGAGGAGGAGTGCTTTAAACTCATTGACTTTGGGCTTAGCTTCAAAGAGGGGAATCAG GATGTGAAATACATTCAGACAGACGGCTATCGGGCTCCAGAGGCAGAGCTGCAGAACTGCCTGGCTCAGGCGGGGCTCCAGAGTGAAACAGAATGTACCTCTGCTGTAGATCTGTGGAGTCTAGGAATTGTTTTACTGGAAATGTTCTCAGGAATGAAACTGAAACATACTGTCCAATCTCAGGAATGGAAG ACAAACAGTTCTGCCATCATTGATCACATTTTTGCCAGTGAAGGTGTGGTAAATTCAGCCATCCCAGCCTATCACCTCAGAGACCTTATCAAGAG CATGCTTCACGGCGACCAAGCAAAAAGAGCCACTGCTGCAAAGGCTCTGTGCAGCCCCTTCTTCAGCATTCCCTTTG CTCCCCATATTGAAGATCTGGTGATGCTTCCGACTCCTGTGCTAAGGCTGCTCAATGTCTTGAATGACACTTCTCTTCAGAGTGAAGAAGAATATGAAG ATGTGCTGGAAGACATACGAGAGGAGTGTCAGAAATACGGCCCGGTGGTATCCATGCTTGTTCCAAAGGAGAATCCTGGCAAAGGCCAA GTCTTTGTTGAATATGCAAATGCTGGTGATTCCAAAGCTGCCCAGAAATTGCTCACTGGAAGGACGTTTGATGGCAAGTTTGTTGTGGCTACGTTTTACCCCCTGAGTGCCTATAAGAGAGGGTATCTGTACCAAACATTGCtctag